From a single Eleginops maclovinus isolate JMC-PN-2008 ecotype Puerto Natales chromosome 2, JC_Emac_rtc_rv5, whole genome shotgun sequence genomic region:
- the c1qtnf13 gene encoding complement C1q tumor necrosis factor-related protein 4 isoform X2 — protein sequence MISCSGPASSLHAPPTTTGPRSAFSATQTSSVEGGKQKAVTFNRLMVNIGGDFNPDTGHFRCRVPGAYYFSFSVGKFPKKMLSVILVKNGEEVQAIAYDDYRKKGRKIQSQSVMISLKEMDTVWLLLQRSPQYALYSNAGPYIAFSGYLVYPDISPNSYISNHLSTSGLSYPNCPPQADPLSRGHTSEQPRSAFSMARTSTLIGQSIKQQEKPPLTFDVEYVNIGGHFNKTSGLFTCQYPGAYFFAFTVGKHPRKAVSVKLMSGKGEVQAMVFDEDTSKRREMQSQSLLLTLRRGESVWLYSQQDERYAVYSNQGRYTTFSGFLVYPEAETLPPPTTQDRTQR from the coding sequence ATGATCTCCTGCTCTGGACCAGCTTCCTCTCTTCACGCTCCTCCAACGACTACAGGTCCACGCTCTGCTTTCTCTGCCACACAAACCAGCAGCGTAGAGGGAGGCAAGCAGAAGGCGGTGACCTTCAACAGGCTCATGGTCAACATTGGAGGGGATTTCAACCCAGACACTGGTCACTTCCGCTGTCGTGTCCCTGGGGCTTACTACTTCTCCTTCTCGGTGGGGAAATTCCCCAAGAAAATGCTTTCTGTGATACTGGTGAAGAACGGAGAGGAGGTGCAGGCCATAGCATATGACGACTACCgcaagaaaggaaggaaaattCAAAGCCAAAGTGTTATGATCAGTTTAAAGGAAATGGACACAGTGTGGCTGCTTTTGCAGCGGAGTCCTCAATATGCCTTGTACAGCAACGCTGGCCCTTACATTGCCTTCTCTGGTTACCTTGTCTATCCTGATATCTCGCCAAACAGCTACATCAGCAACCATCTGTCCACATCAGGGCTGTCATACCCAAACTGCCCCCCTCAGGCTGACCCCTTGTCCAGAGGTCACACATCAGAGCAGCCAAGGTCGGCCTTCTCTATGGCACGGACCTCCACACTCATAGGTCAGAGTATCAAGCAGCAGGAAAAGCCACCTCTGACCTTTGATGTGGAATATGTCAACATCGGGGGGCATTTTAACAAAACTTCAGGCCTATTCACCTGCCAATACCCAGGCGCGTACTTCTTTGCCTTCACTGTGGGGAAACACCCTCGTAAGGCTGTTTCTGTGAAACTGATGAGCGGGAAGGGCGAGGTACAGGCGATGGTGTTTGATGAGGATACGTCGAAGAGAAGGGAGATGCAGAGTCAGAGCTTGCTGCTGACTCTCCGTCGGGGCGAGAGTGTGTGGCTGTACAGTCAGCAGGATGAGCGTTACGCTGTCTATAGCAACCAGGGGAGGTACACCACCTTTTCTGGCTTTTTGGTTTATCCTGAAGCAGAAACACTCCCACCTCCCACCACCCAGGATAGAACTCAACGCTAA
- the c1qtnf13 gene encoding complement C1q tumor necrosis factor-related protein 4 isoform X1, with product MKSIMHFLSQQILTGQWSTHCYLAYILIMISCSGPASSLHAPPTTTGPRSAFSATQTSSVEGGKQKAVTFNRLMVNIGGDFNPDTGHFRCRVPGAYYFSFSVGKFPKKMLSVILVKNGEEVQAIAYDDYRKKGRKIQSQSVMISLKEMDTVWLLLQRSPQYALYSNAGPYIAFSGYLVYPDISPNSYISNHLSTSGLSYPNCPPQADPLSRGHTSEQPRSAFSMARTSTLIGQSIKQQEKPPLTFDVEYVNIGGHFNKTSGLFTCQYPGAYFFAFTVGKHPRKAVSVKLMSGKGEVQAMVFDEDTSKRREMQSQSLLLTLRRGESVWLYSQQDERYAVYSNQGRYTTFSGFLVYPEAETLPPPTTQDRTQR from the coding sequence gtcAGTGGAGCACACACTGCTACCTGGCATATATACTGATCATGATCTCCTGCTCTGGACCAGCTTCCTCTCTTCACGCTCCTCCAACGACTACAGGTCCACGCTCTGCTTTCTCTGCCACACAAACCAGCAGCGTAGAGGGAGGCAAGCAGAAGGCGGTGACCTTCAACAGGCTCATGGTCAACATTGGAGGGGATTTCAACCCAGACACTGGTCACTTCCGCTGTCGTGTCCCTGGGGCTTACTACTTCTCCTTCTCGGTGGGGAAATTCCCCAAGAAAATGCTTTCTGTGATACTGGTGAAGAACGGAGAGGAGGTGCAGGCCATAGCATATGACGACTACCgcaagaaaggaaggaaaattCAAAGCCAAAGTGTTATGATCAGTTTAAAGGAAATGGACACAGTGTGGCTGCTTTTGCAGCGGAGTCCTCAATATGCCTTGTACAGCAACGCTGGCCCTTACATTGCCTTCTCTGGTTACCTTGTCTATCCTGATATCTCGCCAAACAGCTACATCAGCAACCATCTGTCCACATCAGGGCTGTCATACCCAAACTGCCCCCCTCAGGCTGACCCCTTGTCCAGAGGTCACACATCAGAGCAGCCAAGGTCGGCCTTCTCTATGGCACGGACCTCCACACTCATAGGTCAGAGTATCAAGCAGCAGGAAAAGCCACCTCTGACCTTTGATGTGGAATATGTCAACATCGGGGGGCATTTTAACAAAACTTCAGGCCTATTCACCTGCCAATACCCAGGCGCGTACTTCTTTGCCTTCACTGTGGGGAAACACCCTCGTAAGGCTGTTTCTGTGAAACTGATGAGCGGGAAGGGCGAGGTACAGGCGATGGTGTTTGATGAGGATACGTCGAAGAGAAGGGAGATGCAGAGTCAGAGCTTGCTGCTGACTCTCCGTCGGGGCGAGAGTGTGTGGCTGTACAGTCAGCAGGATGAGCGTTACGCTGTCTATAGCAACCAGGGGAGGTACACCACCTTTTCTGGCTTTTTGGTTTATCCTGAAGCAGAAACACTCCCACCTCCCACCACCCAGGATAGAACTCAACGCTAA